In Desulfurella sp., one DNA window encodes the following:
- a CDS encoding HlyD family efflux transporter periplasmic adaptor subunit: MSLEHGSRPEEIKRAKAQTLLALAEYENALNEFERRKNLVKNDVISKEEYDKFLTQYKIAKEKLKSAVETQNLVETGPRYEDIQKAKFLVKETQAALNQAIRDLNDTKLYSPVDGVMQTRVLEKGDYANVGEPVYTIALMNPIYIRAFISEKYLGVIHPGMKAKIKTDSGKAYIGYIGYISPVAEFTPKNVETKEVRTDLVYRTRIVVEKHDNQLLQGMPVTVEIILNRK; this comes from the coding sequence TTGTCATTAGAGCATGGTTCAAGGCCAGAGGAAATTAAACGTGCAAAAGCTCAGACATTGCTGGCTCTTGCAGAATATGAAAATGCATTAAATGAATTTGAAAGACGAAAAAACTTAGTTAAAAACGATGTAATCTCAAAAGAAGAATACGATAAGTTTTTAACACAATACAAAATTGCTAAAGAAAAGCTAAAATCTGCAGTGGAAACTCAAAACCTTGTCGAAACAGGTCCAAGATATGAAGATATACAAAAAGCAAAATTTTTGGTAAAAGAGACTCAAGCAGCACTCAACCAAGCTATAAGAGATTTGAATGACACAAAACTATACTCACCAGTAGATGGTGTTATGCAGACAAGAGTGCTAGAAAAAGGCGATTATGCAAACGTGGGTGAGCCAGTATACACTATTGCTTTAATGAACCCTATCTACATAAGAGCATTTATCAGTGAAAAATACTTGGGAGTGATTCATCCAGGTATGAAAGCAAAAATAAAAACAGATTCAGGCAAAGCATACATAGGTTATATTGGATACATCTCGCCAGTTGCAGAATTTACACCAAAAAATGTTGAGACGAAAGAAGTAAGAACGGATTTGGTATACAGAACGAGAATTGTGGTGGAAAAACATGACAATCAACTTTTACAGGGAATGCCAGTTACAGTAGAAATTATTTTAAACCGAAAGTAG
- a CDS encoding cytochrome b5 domain-containing protein, with product MTKDELKKYNGKNGMPVYVAYEGKIYDVSDSDMWTGGEHMGTHNAGVDLTAEIDDAPHDDRVLERFKVVGELEE from the coding sequence GTTAAAAAAATACAATGGTAAAAACGGGATGCCAGTATATGTTGCTTACGAAGGTAAAATCTATGATGTTAGTGACTCTGATATGTGGACAGGTGGAGAACACATGGGAACACACAATGCGGGAGTAGACCTTACAGCCGAAATAGATGATGCGCCACATGATGATAGAGTGCTTGAGAGATTCAAGGTGGTGGGAGAGCTGGAAGAGTAG
- a CDS encoding DUF302 domain-containing protein yields the protein MSKFEDLNKKYIVNDDYSGLLFFISCYSFKETLERLKLFIKNAKLHLFCEIDHAQLAHDVNLHLRPTVVLLFGNPEKGTLLMEASPFVAIDLPSKILVIEEDNNVKVAFNSFSYLKTRYNIESFNELIEEFDKNIVELITKALSL from the coding sequence TTGTCAAAGTTTGAGGATTTAAATAAAAAATACATAGTTAATGATGACTACTCTGGATTATTATTTTTTATTTCTTGCTATTCGTTTAAAGAAACGCTAGAACGTTTAAAGTTATTCATTAAAAATGCAAAGTTACATTTGTTTTGTGAGATAGATCATGCACAGCTAGCACATGATGTGAATTTACATTTAAGACCTACTGTGGTGTTATTATTTGGAAATCCTGAAAAGGGGACGCTTCTTATGGAAGCTTCTCCTTTTGTAGCTATTGATTTACCAAGCAAAATACTTGTGATAGAAGAAGACAATAATGTCAAAGTCGCTTTTAATAGTTTCTCATACCTTAAAACACGTTATAACATTGAAAGCTTTAATGAGTTAATAGAAGAATTTGATAAAAATATTGTAGAATTAATTACCAAAGCGCTTTCTTTGTAA
- a CDS encoding TetR/AcrR family transcriptional regulator, which translates to MKRLSSQKRQFVTIKTLLKLSENNNPDFITTSDIAKSMGLTQGAIFKHFPTKYDLFNNLINWISNHIMSILNKTLNNNDSALKALEDAFFSHIKFISKYPSIPRILLLQLLDSRDTLPKRTAKKFLENYIEKLTLVVERGKINKEICESIDTQSISEFFLENIQGLVLYSTITKNKKEILEKAKIVFYIFRKGISCQNNGGISE; encoded by the coding sequence ATGAAACGATTGAGCTCACAAAAAAGACAATTCGTTACAATCAAAACATTGTTAAAATTATCTGAAAATAATAATCCAGATTTTATTACAACATCAGATATTGCAAAATCAATGGGTTTGACACAAGGTGCAATATTTAAACATTTTCCTACAAAATACGATTTATTTAATAATCTTATAAATTGGATTTCAAATCATATTATGAGCATTTTAAATAAAACGCTAAACAACAATGATTCTGCTTTAAAAGCATTAGAAGATGCGTTTTTTTCACATATCAAATTTATATCCAAATATCCCAGCATACCGCGTATACTGTTGTTGCAATTATTGGATTCACGAGATACTCTTCCAAAGCGCACAGCAAAAAAATTTCTTGAAAACTATATTGAAAAATTAACTTTAGTCGTTGAAAGAGGGAAAATAAACAAAGAGATTTGTGAATCAATTGATACACAAAGTATTTCAGAATTTTTTTTAGAAAATATACAAGGTCTTGTTTTGTATTCAACAATTACAAAAAATAAAAAAGAAATTTTAGAAAAAGCAAAGATTGTATTTTATATATTTAGAAAAGGAATTAGTTGTCAAAACAATGGAGGCATAAGTGAATAA